The window CCGACGGTTCGGTCAGCCCCGCCACCCAGCCCGCGAGATCGGTGATCTGCATGGCGCAGGCGTCGGCGATGCTGATCCCGTCGATCTTGGACGAGCGCGCGGCCTCGGTCAGCCGGGTGCCGTGGCACTCCGGGCAGACGCCGAACGTCACCACCCGCTCCACGAACGCCCGGATGTGCGGCTGCATCGCGTCGACGTCCTTGGACAGGAAGGACTTCTGGATCTGGGGGACGAGCCCCGTGTAGGTCAGGTTGATGCCCTCGACCTTGATCTTGGTGGGCTCCTTGTAGAGCAGGTCGTCGAGCTCGCGCTTCGTGAACCGGCGGATCGGCTTGTCGGCGTCGAAGAACCCGCAGCCCCGGAAGATCCGGCCGTACCAGCCCTCCATGCTGTAGCCGGGAATGGACACCGCCCCCTCGTTGAGGGACTTGCTGTCGTCGTAGAGCTGGGTGAGGTCGATGTCGGAGACCGACCCGCGACCCTCGCACCGGGGACACATGCCACCGGTGACACTGAAGCTGCGGCGCTCCTTGACGGTGCGGCCGCCCTTCTCCGTCTCCACCGCGCCGGCGCCGCTGATGGAGGCGACGTTGAAGGAGAACGCCTGCGGAGAGCCGACGTAGGGCTGCCCGAGCCGGCTGAACAGGATGCGCAGCATGGCGTTCGCGTCGGTCGCGGTGCCGACGGTCGACCGCGGGTCGGCGCCCATCCGCTGCTGGTCGACGATGATCGCCGTCGTCAGACCGTCCAGCACGTCGACGTCCGGGCGGGCCAGCGTCGGCATGAAACCCTGCAGGAAGGCGCTGTAGGTCTCGTTGATCAGTCGTTGCGAGTCGGCGGCGATGGTGCCGAAGACCAGCGAGCTCTTGCCCGACCCGGACACCCCGGTGAACACGGTCAGCCGCCGCTTGGGCAGCTCGACGTCGATGTTCTTCAGGTTGTTCTGCCGGGCACCGTGCACCCGGATCAGGTCGTGGGAGTCGGCGGCGTGCCGCCCGGCGGCACGGTCCTCGGTCGTCGTGCGGGTGGTCATCGGATCTCCCTGCGGGGGGCGGGACCGCGGCCGTCGGACCGGGACGCGCGGTGGCTCGAACTGCTGGTGGAGGTCACCTTAGATCCGCCCCGGTCCGGTCGGCTTCTCGATTCCGGACCGGTCGGCGACACCCCGGCGCCGTGACGCCGGTGGGCTCCCCGGTCACCCCGCGTCCCGGCGGGTCCGGTTGGTGATGCCCACGGCCGCGAGCAACCCGGACGTGATGAGCAGGCCGGCGGTCCACGCGACGAGGCGGTGGAAGCCGTCGAGGTCCAGCACGCCGCCGGCGATCACTCCGGCGAAGGCGATGGCCACCAGGCCGGCCACCCGGGAGACGGCGTTGTTCACCGCGGAGCCGATCCCGGCGTGCCGCTCGGCGATGCCGCCCAGGATGGCCGAGGTCAACGGGGCGACGGTGACGGCCAGTCCGACACCGAACACCACGATCCCCGGCATCAGCTGGGTCCACAGCTGCAACGGCACCTCGGCGCCGAGCATCAGCAGGTAGCCCACGCCGGCGATCACCGGTCCGGCCGCCATGAACAGCCGCGGCCCGAGACGCCCGGCGAGACCGCCGAAGACCGACGACAGCAGCAGCATCATCACCGTCACCGGCATCAGCACCACCCCGGCCGCGGTGGCGGTGAACCCGGCGACCTGCTGCAGGAAGAGCGTGACGGCGAACGAGCCGAGCGACAGCGCCCCGTAGATGCCCACGGTGGCGAGGTTGCCGACCCAGAAGTTGCGCACCCCGAACAGCTCCAGTGGCAGCATGGGGTGCCGGCTGCGCCGTTCGACCAGCAGGAACGCGGCGAAACAGGCCGATCCCAGGACCAGCGGCAGGTAGACGACCGGCGAGTGCCAGCCGAACCGCCCCTGCTCGATCAGCGCGAAGACGGGACCGGCCAGCCCCGTGGCACCGAGCGCGGCGCCGAGGTAGTCCACCGGGACGCGGTGCGCGGGCGGTACGTGGGGATCGGCGCGGTTCAACCGCGCGAGCATGACCACGGTGACGGCGATGGGCAGCACGTTGATGCCGAACACCCAGCGCCAGGAGACCGCGTCGACGAACACCCCACCGAGCAGCGGCCCCACGATCGCGGCGACCCCCGACCACGCCGTCCAGCGCCCGATCGCCCGGCTCTGCGCCGGTCCGCTGAGGGCGGCGATGACCATGGCCAGGCTGGACGGCACCAGCAGGGCGCCCGCCGCGCCCTGCAGTCCCCGCGCCACGACCAGGAACAGTCCGCCCGGCGCGACGGCGCAGAGCACCGACGTCACCCCGAAACCGAGCAGGCCGATCCGCAGGATGCGGACCCGGCCGAACTGGTCGGACAGTGATCCGGCCAGCAGGATCAGCGATCCCAGGGTGATCAGGTAGGCGTCGAGGACCCACTGCTGGATGGTCAGCCCGCCACCCAGGTCGCCGACGATGGCGGGCAACGCCACGTTCACCACGGTGCCGTCGAGGAAGGCCACGAAGCTGGCCAGGATCGCCACCACCAGGACCTGCCGCTGCAGCGGGGTCATCGGGGCGGTGCCCGGGGCGGGGGGAGCTGGGGGCTCGACCGGCCGGGTCACCGGCGGCCTACCGTCGTCGGGCATGGAACACGCACCGGCGGACACCGCGGGAACCACCGGGATCGGCCGGCGGCGGTGGCGGTCACAGCTGCTTCCCGACGGCAGCGGACCGGCCGACCCCGCCGACGTGGTCCGGTGGCTGGGTGCGGTGCAGGCCCAGGACCACGGTCAGTCGCTGTGGGCGGTGGCCTCCCGGATGCGCGAGCCGTCGACCGCCCGGGTGGCGGCGGCCGCGACGGACGGCCGGATCCTGCGGACCTGGCCGATGCGCGGCACCCTGCACTGGGTGGCCGCCGAGGACGCGCACTGGATGGTGGCGCTGTCGGCCGACCGGATGGCCACGACCGCGGCGACCCGCCGACGTCAACTCGGGATCACCGACGACGAGCTGGCCCGGGCCGGTGAGGTGCTGGTGGCCGCGCTGACCGACGGGGACGTGTGGGACAGGCC is drawn from Nakamurella deserti and contains these coding sequences:
- a CDS encoding MFS transporter, giving the protein MTPLQRQVLVVAILASFVAFLDGTVVNVALPAIVGDLGGGLTIQQWVLDAYLITLGSLILLAGSLSDQFGRVRILRIGLLGFGVTSVLCAVAPGGLFLVVARGLQGAAGALLVPSSLAMVIAALSGPAQSRAIGRWTAWSGVAAIVGPLLGGVFVDAVSWRWVFGINVLPIAVTVVMLARLNRADPHVPPAHRVPVDYLGAALGATGLAGPVFALIEQGRFGWHSPVVYLPLVLGSACFAAFLLVERRSRHPMLPLELFGVRNFWVGNLATVGIYGALSLGSFAVTLFLQQVAGFTATAAGVVLMPVTVMMLLLSSVFGGLAGRLGPRLFMAAGPVIAGVGYLLMLGAEVPLQLWTQLMPGIVVFGVGLAVTVAPLTSAILGGIAERHAGIGSAVNNAVSRVAGLVAIAFAGVIAGGVLDLDGFHRLVAWTAGLLITSGLLAAVGITNRTRRDAG